A single window of Acanthopagrus latus isolate v.2019 chromosome 1, fAcaLat1.1, whole genome shotgun sequence DNA harbors:
- the uso1 gene encoding general vesicular transport factor p115 isoform X2 has protein sequence MNFFRGVMGGQAAGPQPSGAETIQKLCDRVASSTLLEDRRDAVRALKSLSKKYRMEVGTQAMDHLINILQTDRSDSEILGYALDTLYNIICNDEEEEQDAVTPISVSGKHKNVSMPDENAQKQADDLGVQFTDKFIQDPEHVTLLLTLLEEFDFHVRWPGVKLLTAILKNQGVQVQGIILVSPMGVSRLMDLLADSREVIRNDGLLLLQQLTKSNAAIQKIVAFENAFERLLDIITEEGSSDGGIVVEDCLLLLLNLLKNNSSNQNFFKEGSYIQRMKPWFEVGDDNSGWSAQKVTNLHLMLQLVRVMVSPVNSPGATASCQKSMYQCGLLQQLCTILMATGVPADILTETINTVSEVIRGSQVNQDYFASVNAPSNPPRPAIVVLLMSMVNERQPFVLRCAVLYCFQCFLYKNQKGQGEIVATLLPSTIDANSISAGQLLCGGLFSADSLSNWCAAVALAHALQDNLTQKEQLLRVQLATSLGKPPVSLLQQCTNILSQGDKIVRRGSKVQTRVGLLMLLCTWISNCPIAVTHFLHNQENVPFLTAQISENLGEDERLVQGLCALLLGICIYYNDNSLENYTKEKLKQLIEKRIGKENFVEKLGFITKHELYSRAAQKPQPVFPSPEQMLFDHEFTKLVKELEGMITKAVHKSSEEEKKEEEVKKTLEQHDNIVTQYKELIREQDAQIQELKEQVSSMASQAEQMQTTITQQVSQIQQHKDQYNILKLKLGKDNQSQGDGSHMNGLQTEELTQLREEMEELRKEHTLLQSQLSDKDALINTLRSEMSQTAEGSAAGSDNTELLKELEALRSQVQSQSAEINQMKTERQELLRRAEAGSSDAAPSNDGSLDAAKMAELESRLAALTTDTERLKGEAKSSSESRAELEQQLASVSSTVAILQTEKAKLQTEVQESKKEQDDLLMLLADQDQKIHSLKQRLKDLGETVDDEDDLDARDQTDDDEEEEEDDDED, from the exons ATGAACTTCTTCAGAGGAGTGATGGGTGGGCAGGCAGCCGGGCCGCAGCCGTCAGGAGCGGAGACG ATCCAGAAGTTGTGTGACCGTGTTGCCTCCTCGACGCTCCTAGAAGACCGCAGAGATGCTGTCCGTGCACTTAAGTCGCTCTCTAAG AAATACCGCATGGAAGTTGGCACACAGGCGATGGATCACTTGATTAACATACTGCAAACTGACAG GTCTGACTCGGAAATCCTCGGCTATGCTTTGGACACACTGTACAACATCATCTGtaatgatgaggaggaagagcaag ATGCAGTAACCCCTATCTCTGTCTCAGGGAAGCATAAGAATGTTTCCATGCCTG ATGAGAACGCCCAGAAGCAGGCAGATGACCTGGGAGTCCAGTTCACAGACAAGTTCATTCAGGACCCTGAGCAtgtgactctgctgctcactctgtTGGAG GAGTTTGACTTCCATGTACGTTGGCCTGGAGTGAAGCTGTTGACTGCAATCCTGAAGAACCAGGGTGTCCAAGTCCAGGGGATCATTCTGGTCAGCCCCATGG GTGTTTCCAGATTGATGGATCTTTTGGCAGACTCTAGAGAAGTCATTCGCAATGAT GGCTTACTGTTGCTCCAACAGCTGACCAAAAGCAACGCTGCCATTCAGAAAATTGTGGCGTTTGAAAACGCATTTGAGCGCCTTCTTGATATCATCACAGAAGAgggcagcagtgatggag GTATTGTGGTGGAGgactgtttgctgctgctgcttaacCTGCTGAAGAACAACAGCTCCAATCAGAACTTCTTCAAGGAGGGCTCCTACATCCAGAGAATGAAGCCCTGGTTTGAGGTTGGAGATGATAACTCCGGCTGGTCTGCACAGAAGGTCACCAACCTCCACCTCATGCTGCAG TTGGTCCGAGTCATGGTGTCTCCAGTGAACTCACCTGGAGCCACAGCCAGCTGTCAGAAGTCCATGTACCAGTGtggtctgctgcagcagctgtgtacCATCCTCATGGCCACTGGTGTGCCTGCTGACATCCTCACTGAG ACCATCAACACTGTATCAGAGGTCATCAGAGGCTCACAGGTCAACCAGGACTACTTTGCCTCTGTCAACGCTCCTTCAAACCCACCGAG ACCAGCCATCGTGGTGCTGCTCATGTCCATGGTTAATGAGAGACAACCGTTTGTGCTCCGCTGTGCAGTCCTCTactgtttccagtgtttcctATACAAAAATCAGAAAGGCCAGGGAGAGATTGTCGCAACGCTGCTGCCCTCCACCATCGATG CAAATTCCATTTCAGCGGGCCAGCTGCTGTGTGGGGGCCTCTTCTCAGCAGACTCTCTGTCCAACTGGTGTGCCGCTGTGGCCCTGGCTCATGCCCTGCAGGACAACCTCACCCAGAaggagcagctgctgagggTTCAACTGGCCACCAGCTTGGGGAAGCCCCCTGTGTCCCTGCTGCAGCAGTGCACCAACATCCTCTCCCAG GGAGATAAGATCGTCCGGCGG GGCAGTAAAGTGCAGACCAGGGTAGGCCTCCTCATGCTGCTGTGCACGTGGATCAGCAACTGTCCGATAGCTGTCACACACTTTCTACACAATCAGGAAAATGTTCCTTTC CTGACAGCTCAGATCTCAGAGAACTTGGGAGAGGATGAGCGGCTGGTGCAGGGCCTGTGTGCGCTGCTTCTCGGCATCTGCATCTATTACAATGACAACTCGCTGGAAAACTACACCAA AGAGAAGCTCAAGCAGCTCATTGAGAAGCGGATCGGAAAGGAGAATTTTGTAGAGAAACTGGGCTTCATCACTAAACATGAGCTGTACTCGAGGGCGGCTCAGAAGCCACAGCCCGTCTTCCCGTCTCCTGAGCAGATGCTGTTTGACCACGAGTTCACCAAACTGGTCAAAGAACTGGAGG gTATGATCACCAAAGCAGTTCACAAAtccagtgaggaggagaagaaggaagaggaagtgaagaagaCTTTAGAGCAACATGACAACATTGTAACTCAGTATAAAGAGCTGATCAGAGAACAG GATGCTCAGATCCAGGAGCTAAAAGAGCAAGTATCTTCCATGGCATCTCAAGCCGAACAGATGCAGACTACGATCACCCAGCAGGTGTCCCAGATCCAGCAGCACAAAGATCAGTACAACATCCTCAAGCTAAAACTAG GTAAGGACAACCAGAGTCAGGGAGACGGCTCCCACATGAACGGTCTGCAGACGGAGGAGCTCACACAGctcagagaggagatggaggagctcCGCAAGGAGCACACACTCCTTCAGTCACAGCTCAGTGACAAAGACGCGCTCATCAACACACTG AGGTCGGAGATGTCACAGACGGCAGAGGgttcagcagcaggatcagACAACACAGAACTGCTTAAG gagctggaggctcTGAGGAGTCAGGTCCAGTCACAGTCTGCAGAAATCAAccagatgaagacagagagacaagagCTGCTGAGAAGAGCTGAAGCTGGG TCCTCGGACGCAGCTCCCAGTAATGACGGCTCATTAGACGCTGCCAAGATGGCAGAACTAGAGAGCAGACTTGCAGCGCTGAcgactgacacagagagactcAAG GGCGAGGCAAAGAGCTCGTCAGAGAGCCGGgcggagctggagcagcagctggcttCAGTCAGCAGCACGGTGGCCatcctgcagacagagaaagcGAAGCTGCAAACGGAGGTGCAGGAGTCCAAGAAAGAACAGGATGacctgctgatgctgctggcAGACCAGGACCAGAAGATCCACAGCCTCAAACAGAGACTCAAAGACCTCGGAGAGACG GTGGACGATGAAGACGACCTCGACGCCAGGGACCAGACGGAcgacgacgaggaggaggaggaagacgatgaTGAGGActag
- the uso1 gene encoding general vesicular transport factor p115 isoform X6, with protein sequence MNFFRGVMGGQAAGPQPSGAETIQKLCDRVASSTLLEDRRDAVRALKSLSKKYRMEVGTQAMDHLINILQTDRSDSEILGYALDTLYNIICNDEEEEQDENAQKQADDLGVQFTDKFIQDPEHVTLLLTLLEEFDFHVRWPGVKLLTAILKNQGVQVQGIILVSPMGVSRLMDLLADSREVIRNDGLLLLQQLTKSNAAIQKIVAFENAFERLLDIITEEGSSDGGIVVEDCLLLLLNLLKNNSSNQNFFKEGSYIQRMKPWFEVGDDNSGWSAQKVTNLHLMLQLVRVMVSPVNSPGATASCQKSMYQCGLLQQLCTILMATGVPADILTETINTVSEVIRGSQVNQDYFASVNAPSNPPRPAIVVLLMSMVNERQPFVLRCAVLYCFQCFLYKNQKGQGEIVATLLPSTIDANSISAGQLLCGGLFSADSLSNWCAAVALAHALQDNLTQKEQLLRVQLATSLGKPPVSLLQQCTNILSQGSKVQTRVGLLMLLCTWISNCPIAVTHFLHNQENVPFLTAQISENLGEDERLVQGLCALLLGICIYYNDNSLENYTKEKLKQLIEKRIGKENFVEKLGFITKHELYSRAAQKPQPVFPSPEQMLFDHEFTKLVKELEGMITKAVHKSSEEEKKEEEVKKTLEQHDNIVTQYKELIREQDAQIQELKEQVSSMASQAEQMQTTITQQVSQIQQHKDQYNILKLKLGKDNQSQGDGSHMNGLQTEELTQLREEMEELRKEHTLLQSQLSDKDALINTLRSEMSQTAEGSAAGSDNTELLKELEALRSQVQSQSAEINQMKTERQELLRRAEAGSSDAAPSNDGSLDAAKMAELESRLAALTTDTERLKGEAKSSSESRAELEQQLASVSSTVAILQTEKAKLQTEVQESKKEQDDLLMLLADQDQKIHSLKQRLKDLGETVDDEDDLDARDQTDDDEEEEEDDDED encoded by the exons ATGAACTTCTTCAGAGGAGTGATGGGTGGGCAGGCAGCCGGGCCGCAGCCGTCAGGAGCGGAGACG ATCCAGAAGTTGTGTGACCGTGTTGCCTCCTCGACGCTCCTAGAAGACCGCAGAGATGCTGTCCGTGCACTTAAGTCGCTCTCTAAG AAATACCGCATGGAAGTTGGCACACAGGCGATGGATCACTTGATTAACATACTGCAAACTGACAG GTCTGACTCGGAAATCCTCGGCTATGCTTTGGACACACTGTACAACATCATCTGtaatgatgaggaggaagagcaag ATGAGAACGCCCAGAAGCAGGCAGATGACCTGGGAGTCCAGTTCACAGACAAGTTCATTCAGGACCCTGAGCAtgtgactctgctgctcactctgtTGGAG GAGTTTGACTTCCATGTACGTTGGCCTGGAGTGAAGCTGTTGACTGCAATCCTGAAGAACCAGGGTGTCCAAGTCCAGGGGATCATTCTGGTCAGCCCCATGG GTGTTTCCAGATTGATGGATCTTTTGGCAGACTCTAGAGAAGTCATTCGCAATGAT GGCTTACTGTTGCTCCAACAGCTGACCAAAAGCAACGCTGCCATTCAGAAAATTGTGGCGTTTGAAAACGCATTTGAGCGCCTTCTTGATATCATCACAGAAGAgggcagcagtgatggag GTATTGTGGTGGAGgactgtttgctgctgctgcttaacCTGCTGAAGAACAACAGCTCCAATCAGAACTTCTTCAAGGAGGGCTCCTACATCCAGAGAATGAAGCCCTGGTTTGAGGTTGGAGATGATAACTCCGGCTGGTCTGCACAGAAGGTCACCAACCTCCACCTCATGCTGCAG TTGGTCCGAGTCATGGTGTCTCCAGTGAACTCACCTGGAGCCACAGCCAGCTGTCAGAAGTCCATGTACCAGTGtggtctgctgcagcagctgtgtacCATCCTCATGGCCACTGGTGTGCCTGCTGACATCCTCACTGAG ACCATCAACACTGTATCAGAGGTCATCAGAGGCTCACAGGTCAACCAGGACTACTTTGCCTCTGTCAACGCTCCTTCAAACCCACCGAG ACCAGCCATCGTGGTGCTGCTCATGTCCATGGTTAATGAGAGACAACCGTTTGTGCTCCGCTGTGCAGTCCTCTactgtttccagtgtttcctATACAAAAATCAGAAAGGCCAGGGAGAGATTGTCGCAACGCTGCTGCCCTCCACCATCGATG CAAATTCCATTTCAGCGGGCCAGCTGCTGTGTGGGGGCCTCTTCTCAGCAGACTCTCTGTCCAACTGGTGTGCCGCTGTGGCCCTGGCTCATGCCCTGCAGGACAACCTCACCCAGAaggagcagctgctgagggTTCAACTGGCCACCAGCTTGGGGAAGCCCCCTGTGTCCCTGCTGCAGCAGTGCACCAACATCCTCTCCCAG GGCAGTAAAGTGCAGACCAGGGTAGGCCTCCTCATGCTGCTGTGCACGTGGATCAGCAACTGTCCGATAGCTGTCACACACTTTCTACACAATCAGGAAAATGTTCCTTTC CTGACAGCTCAGATCTCAGAGAACTTGGGAGAGGATGAGCGGCTGGTGCAGGGCCTGTGTGCGCTGCTTCTCGGCATCTGCATCTATTACAATGACAACTCGCTGGAAAACTACACCAA AGAGAAGCTCAAGCAGCTCATTGAGAAGCGGATCGGAAAGGAGAATTTTGTAGAGAAACTGGGCTTCATCACTAAACATGAGCTGTACTCGAGGGCGGCTCAGAAGCCACAGCCCGTCTTCCCGTCTCCTGAGCAGATGCTGTTTGACCACGAGTTCACCAAACTGGTCAAAGAACTGGAGG gTATGATCACCAAAGCAGTTCACAAAtccagtgaggaggagaagaaggaagaggaagtgaagaagaCTTTAGAGCAACATGACAACATTGTAACTCAGTATAAAGAGCTGATCAGAGAACAG GATGCTCAGATCCAGGAGCTAAAAGAGCAAGTATCTTCCATGGCATCTCAAGCCGAACAGATGCAGACTACGATCACCCAGCAGGTGTCCCAGATCCAGCAGCACAAAGATCAGTACAACATCCTCAAGCTAAAACTAG GTAAGGACAACCAGAGTCAGGGAGACGGCTCCCACATGAACGGTCTGCAGACGGAGGAGCTCACACAGctcagagaggagatggaggagctcCGCAAGGAGCACACACTCCTTCAGTCACAGCTCAGTGACAAAGACGCGCTCATCAACACACTG AGGTCGGAGATGTCACAGACGGCAGAGGgttcagcagcaggatcagACAACACAGAACTGCTTAAG gagctggaggctcTGAGGAGTCAGGTCCAGTCACAGTCTGCAGAAATCAAccagatgaagacagagagacaagagCTGCTGAGAAGAGCTGAAGCTGGG TCCTCGGACGCAGCTCCCAGTAATGACGGCTCATTAGACGCTGCCAAGATGGCAGAACTAGAGAGCAGACTTGCAGCGCTGAcgactgacacagagagactcAAG GGCGAGGCAAAGAGCTCGTCAGAGAGCCGGgcggagctggagcagcagctggcttCAGTCAGCAGCACGGTGGCCatcctgcagacagagaaagcGAAGCTGCAAACGGAGGTGCAGGAGTCCAAGAAAGAACAGGATGacctgctgatgctgctggcAGACCAGGACCAGAAGATCCACAGCCTCAAACAGAGACTCAAAGACCTCGGAGAGACG GTGGACGATGAAGACGACCTCGACGCCAGGGACCAGACGGAcgacgacgaggaggaggaggaagacgatgaTGAGGActag
- the uso1 gene encoding general vesicular transport factor p115 isoform X4: MNFFRGVMGGQAAGPQPSGAETIQKLCDRVASSTLLEDRRDAVRALKSLSKKYRMEVGTQAMDHLINILQTDRSDSEILGYALDTLYNIICNDEEEEQDESEDENAQKQADDLGVQFTDKFIQDPEHVTLLLTLLEEFDFHVRWPGVKLLTAILKNQGVQVQGIILVSPMGVSRLMDLLADSREVIRNDGLLLLQQLTKSNAAIQKIVAFENAFERLLDIITEEGSSDGGIVVEDCLLLLLNLLKNNSSNQNFFKEGSYIQRMKPWFEVGDDNSGWSAQKVTNLHLMLQLVRVMVSPVNSPGATASCQKSMYQCGLLQQLCTILMATGVPADILTETINTVSEVIRGSQVNQDYFASVNAPSNPPRPAIVVLLMSMVNERQPFVLRCAVLYCFQCFLYKNQKGQGEIVATLLPSTIDANSISAGQLLCGGLFSADSLSNWCAAVALAHALQDNLTQKEQLLRVQLATSLGKPPVSLLQQCTNILSQGDKIVRRGSKVQTRVGLLMLLCTWISNCPIAVTHFLHNQENVPFLTAQISENLGEDERLVQGLCALLLGICIYYNDNSLENYTKEKLKQLIEKRIGKENFVEKLGFITKHELYSRAAQKPQPVFPSPEQMLFDHEFTKLVKELEGMITKAVHKSSEEEKKEEEVKKTLEQHDNIVTQYKELIREQDAQIQELKEQVSSMASQAEQMQTTITQQVSQIQQHKDQYNILKLKLGKDNQSQGDGSHMNGLQTEELTQLREEMEELRKEHTLLQSQLSDKDALINTLRSEMSQTAEGSAAGSDNTELLKELEALRSQVQSQSAEINQMKTERQELLRRAEAGSSDAAPSNDGSLDAAKMAELESRLAALTTDTERLKGEAKSSSESRAELEQQLASVSSTVAILQTEKAKLQTEVQESKKEQDDLLMLLADQDQKIHSLKQRLKDLGETVDDEDDLDARDQTDDDEEEEEDDDED; the protein is encoded by the exons ATGAACTTCTTCAGAGGAGTGATGGGTGGGCAGGCAGCCGGGCCGCAGCCGTCAGGAGCGGAGACG ATCCAGAAGTTGTGTGACCGTGTTGCCTCCTCGACGCTCCTAGAAGACCGCAGAGATGCTGTCCGTGCACTTAAGTCGCTCTCTAAG AAATACCGCATGGAAGTTGGCACACAGGCGATGGATCACTTGATTAACATACTGCAAACTGACAG GTCTGACTCGGAAATCCTCGGCTATGCTTTGGACACACTGTACAACATCATCTGtaatgatgaggaggaagagcaag ATGAATCAGAAG ATGAGAACGCCCAGAAGCAGGCAGATGACCTGGGAGTCCAGTTCACAGACAAGTTCATTCAGGACCCTGAGCAtgtgactctgctgctcactctgtTGGAG GAGTTTGACTTCCATGTACGTTGGCCTGGAGTGAAGCTGTTGACTGCAATCCTGAAGAACCAGGGTGTCCAAGTCCAGGGGATCATTCTGGTCAGCCCCATGG GTGTTTCCAGATTGATGGATCTTTTGGCAGACTCTAGAGAAGTCATTCGCAATGAT GGCTTACTGTTGCTCCAACAGCTGACCAAAAGCAACGCTGCCATTCAGAAAATTGTGGCGTTTGAAAACGCATTTGAGCGCCTTCTTGATATCATCACAGAAGAgggcagcagtgatggag GTATTGTGGTGGAGgactgtttgctgctgctgcttaacCTGCTGAAGAACAACAGCTCCAATCAGAACTTCTTCAAGGAGGGCTCCTACATCCAGAGAATGAAGCCCTGGTTTGAGGTTGGAGATGATAACTCCGGCTGGTCTGCACAGAAGGTCACCAACCTCCACCTCATGCTGCAG TTGGTCCGAGTCATGGTGTCTCCAGTGAACTCACCTGGAGCCACAGCCAGCTGTCAGAAGTCCATGTACCAGTGtggtctgctgcagcagctgtgtacCATCCTCATGGCCACTGGTGTGCCTGCTGACATCCTCACTGAG ACCATCAACACTGTATCAGAGGTCATCAGAGGCTCACAGGTCAACCAGGACTACTTTGCCTCTGTCAACGCTCCTTCAAACCCACCGAG ACCAGCCATCGTGGTGCTGCTCATGTCCATGGTTAATGAGAGACAACCGTTTGTGCTCCGCTGTGCAGTCCTCTactgtttccagtgtttcctATACAAAAATCAGAAAGGCCAGGGAGAGATTGTCGCAACGCTGCTGCCCTCCACCATCGATG CAAATTCCATTTCAGCGGGCCAGCTGCTGTGTGGGGGCCTCTTCTCAGCAGACTCTCTGTCCAACTGGTGTGCCGCTGTGGCCCTGGCTCATGCCCTGCAGGACAACCTCACCCAGAaggagcagctgctgagggTTCAACTGGCCACCAGCTTGGGGAAGCCCCCTGTGTCCCTGCTGCAGCAGTGCACCAACATCCTCTCCCAG GGAGATAAGATCGTCCGGCGG GGCAGTAAAGTGCAGACCAGGGTAGGCCTCCTCATGCTGCTGTGCACGTGGATCAGCAACTGTCCGATAGCTGTCACACACTTTCTACACAATCAGGAAAATGTTCCTTTC CTGACAGCTCAGATCTCAGAGAACTTGGGAGAGGATGAGCGGCTGGTGCAGGGCCTGTGTGCGCTGCTTCTCGGCATCTGCATCTATTACAATGACAACTCGCTGGAAAACTACACCAA AGAGAAGCTCAAGCAGCTCATTGAGAAGCGGATCGGAAAGGAGAATTTTGTAGAGAAACTGGGCTTCATCACTAAACATGAGCTGTACTCGAGGGCGGCTCAGAAGCCACAGCCCGTCTTCCCGTCTCCTGAGCAGATGCTGTTTGACCACGAGTTCACCAAACTGGTCAAAGAACTGGAGG gTATGATCACCAAAGCAGTTCACAAAtccagtgaggaggagaagaaggaagaggaagtgaagaagaCTTTAGAGCAACATGACAACATTGTAACTCAGTATAAAGAGCTGATCAGAGAACAG GATGCTCAGATCCAGGAGCTAAAAGAGCAAGTATCTTCCATGGCATCTCAAGCCGAACAGATGCAGACTACGATCACCCAGCAGGTGTCCCAGATCCAGCAGCACAAAGATCAGTACAACATCCTCAAGCTAAAACTAG GTAAGGACAACCAGAGTCAGGGAGACGGCTCCCACATGAACGGTCTGCAGACGGAGGAGCTCACACAGctcagagaggagatggaggagctcCGCAAGGAGCACACACTCCTTCAGTCACAGCTCAGTGACAAAGACGCGCTCATCAACACACTG AGGTCGGAGATGTCACAGACGGCAGAGGgttcagcagcaggatcagACAACACAGAACTGCTTAAG gagctggaggctcTGAGGAGTCAGGTCCAGTCACAGTCTGCAGAAATCAAccagatgaagacagagagacaagagCTGCTGAGAAGAGCTGAAGCTGGG TCCTCGGACGCAGCTCCCAGTAATGACGGCTCATTAGACGCTGCCAAGATGGCAGAACTAGAGAGCAGACTTGCAGCGCTGAcgactgacacagagagactcAAG GGCGAGGCAAAGAGCTCGTCAGAGAGCCGGgcggagctggagcagcagctggcttCAGTCAGCAGCACGGTGGCCatcctgcagacagagaaagcGAAGCTGCAAACGGAGGTGCAGGAGTCCAAGAAAGAACAGGATGacctgctgatgctgctggcAGACCAGGACCAGAAGATCCACAGCCTCAAACAGAGACTCAAAGACCTCGGAGAGACG GTGGACGATGAAGACGACCTCGACGCCAGGGACCAGACGGAcgacgacgaggaggaggaggaagacgatgaTGAGGActag